ATCATCAGTATCGATGATTCAAGTGTTGGACGCTTATTATACAGCAGcggttttaatttattcaaaaaaattaaccaCTATCGTTATATTGGTGAATGTAATTATACTTTTCTGTATCGTTTGTTTATAtctgtataaaaaaacatatattaatggCAGAGTACTAAAAAGACCCTTGTTTCTTAAGTAGCAGATAGTATTATCATACTGTTTTTGAATTATATGGTTTAACTTATTAAGGAATTGAATTAATCATCATGGTATATACAAGGTGTAGTGAAATAAAAACTGGGCTAAGGCTGAAAAAggatactttggtattattcggaggccacgctgtccctatctacttgttattattcaatataagTAGGTCTAGATtgtgttatcataaatatgttactagtagtaccaaattAAAGTTATCCCTTGTGAGCGCTTACATAATCTGAGTACCATCTTGAGGAGTGTTTTTTATCCAGATTGTCCAACGCTCTGACATCAGAAAAGTTGGACGATTTCGGACATGATCCGAAGTCGGGAAAGCTAGCCATCAGTGCAAGCTTTAGTGGTGTTATCAGCACCACCctgcacttctggcgaaaaaaaaTCCCTTGAAATAGTACATACATTCATGCTTGTATGtgtgtatttacctacttatatagaaCCTTATAAcaaatagatagggacagagtgggcTCCAGATAACACCtaagtacaaaaacattacaaatatttaaaacttgatatAATACTTTCAATGTACTCCCTTCTTCAAAGGTCTCAAATctcatttgtttaaaatttgacaacttacgaaattaaaataaaatcactggACTATGTCAGGTGAACAGCCCTGGACAGGAATTTTGTGTGTTTGCTGGGTTAATGTTCCTGGTGGAGGATCCCTGAGTTGTGTTTCCACAAATCATCCTAGTTTTACTGTACATGCTCAAGTAATGTAGTAAGAACACTAATTATGTAGTAATGCTGGTTCTCCGTTTGGCCTGCTGGTACCCAATTAATGTGTGTAATCCCTTTGATGTAAAGAAATCATTATTTCCTTGAATGTTATTATTGTCACTCATGTTTTTTGCCATGGAGAACAAGGTGATTTTCCAATGCATCAACTGATGTTTAATTTTGGGATCATAATTTAAAACCCATGTTTCATCTAAAGTAGTAACATTTTGTAAGAAAGTAGGATCATTTTATAGCATGTCAGAACATATCATTCTTCAACATTACTTCTGTGTAGGTGGAGTCACTTTGGGACTTTTTCAACTCACTTTTTTCATACTGAAACTGTCATGAATAGTCTATTTGTTTATTGTGCTCAGCATGTCAgctaccaaatttaaaaatattgtcattttacaaaattttatgatCTTCTTTGAGAGACCATTATTCAAACTACTTTTTGCCTGTGTTTTAAAACAATGGTGTTTTTAGTTTGTAGGAGACGGCGTTTTCAAAGCCGAGCTCAACGAATTCCTCACCAGAGAATTAGCAGAAGATGGTTACTCTGGGGTGGAGGTACGAGTCACCCCCACCAAGACGGAAATCATCATCATGGCTACCAGGACACAGAACGTCTTGGGAGAGAAAGGAAGGCGCATCAGGGAATTGACGTCTGTTGTACAAAAAAGATTCAACTTTGCTAATGATTCAGTAGAACTGTACGCAGAGAAAGTAGCCACAAGAGGTTTATGCGCCATTGCACAAGCTGAATCTTTACGGTACAAGTTAATTGGAGGGTTAGCAGTCCGAAGGTAATATTGtgattctaaactaaattttttaacataaactttaGTTTCTAACTTTGCAATCAAACTATGATTTTTGTAGTTAAAGTTGTTTAGTTTCTGCATTAGTTTGGTAAAAAcatgaaatagaaaattataaatacaaaagtagatTTTACTTCAACAAACCtaagcaatttttttttctaaagttttcagttttttaaattacaaaacattttaagttaaaattatgacccttatttctttttagtttagCTTATAAATCCaggaaaattatgaaaataagagTTCTTATTCTTAGGATCTATgctataagtataattttaaatcatatgttCACATGGAGTCTACTATTACTAACATTGAGTATTTAACCCTTGTTTTGATTTTATGAGTTATGATTTTAAGCAGCTATTTGAATAAAGAGTAAGTAGCCGTGTGCATACTGCTGGGACGTATTTATGTGGTGTATGTTTCGTagtttaaaaaccccccaaattttcaactTTCTGTTTGAGTGGTCAACTCATTCCAGATCACGGAAAACTTATCTCATCACACAGTAACTGGGCTTAGTTGGGGTTACAAGCTCAGGTTGTAAAAGTGAGATTTTAATTTTACGTCtaacagttttaataatgtatgtCCCCAATGGGTTGATCTAAACTGATGAGTTCATACATCGTAACAAATTTACCTgcagttaattttgtattacgTTTGGAAGGAATTATCTTCTAAGTTCTAAGTTGCTACCTATTAATCTTTCTACATGTAAcaaatttgaattgtttatttaaaagcattaattAGGAATGAAAAATTAGCCTGTTCATTGGACCCTGTACTGAAAATTGTTCACGATTTAAAATCAACATGTAAACTTTGGATAAAACTTgaggtataatattttatgaaaaattcatattgctataattaatttttgttgaataaagttGTGTTCTTTTCAATAAGATATGcatgtattttcattatttagacTTCTTTCATAGCCCTTTAGTAGTAAGGGTTGTGATCACTTTCACTATCACTACTGTCATTATTATAACATTAGACATTTCATAACTACCTGTTATTGTGTCTTCTAATTCGCTTTCACTTTGTTCACTACCATCATCCTccacaacatttttaataaatcccATAAAATCATTTGTATTAATACGATACAGCCAGGGAAGCCTTCTTGACTACTATGTTAACAAATCAACAGCtgttttgtcattttttaaatttatattttgtttttttattcccttttacGCCTTCTCTTAGGCTTCTTTTGGCTCTCATGTGGCTATTATTCGTATCATGATTGGACCTATCCGGGATTTGaaccgtgatctctcagttagagccATGACTGTATCGACTAGTCTACGAAGGAGAACTGtcaatatgtttaaaagtaattataaggGTTTTGCAGCaacaaaaaggaataaaaatattaaatagagcATACAGAACACAAAATGCAAATAGCAGTCCTATCAGAAAAATTCAGTTATTTCAggattatctttttaaaaattgaacaaatcAGTCTTAAGCCTTTTCGTGATATAAACTGTAGAATGGCCATACCTTTTGTTAGCCTCAAATACGTTAATAAGAAACTATAATTTGGTAAAGAAGATATACTAGTATAAGAGCTAGCAACGAGAGAGAATTTTAGGTCGGCTGATTATTTGATATATCGTAGAGCTCGGTCTGTTAAGAGTTTGAGCCATCTGGCTGTCAGTAGCGGTTGTGTTTATTAGTGCGCATCTTATCTTACCTGTACAGATAATAatcctaatttttttaaacatttcaagaagcctgatttttttattttttggctttagatatatttaacatacatacattttttattgccagACATTTTTATCACTGCTAACTGTGCCAGATGTGAtccttatttaataaaacatttaaagtattttagtatgtctgtaattattatatgttattgaaGCATAAATAAGCCTAAAATTATTTTGCCAGACTCTAATTCGATTGTGTAACTCAATAACTGTGTCACAGAAAAAAGAGGCATCTTAATAATCATCATCACtctcattttcaatattatttatatcatcatCTTGGGAATTGTCATGACTTGTCTTATCTTCATGAACGATATATTGAAAAAATCAGCTGATctaaaattctttttttcaaaatgttgctAGCATTTCATGGTTATCTTTTTAACATCGAACAAAACCAGTCTTAAGTCCTTTCATGATATAAACTGTAGGATGGCCATATCTTTCGTTAGCCTCAAATACGTTAATAAGACACTATAATTTGGTAAAGAATATATACACAGACAGTAATTTACACAATTTtgaataactattattttcatttttaatattattgcttaattaacccttttactgccggccatttttttattgtaccagtcaaaattgccaaggaggaaaatcgctgttgtgcattcatttacaaaaaatgctgtatcttttttatttttcattagatttgcatgaatttttattttatttactcgtatttaaatgctgttttttaaataataaaaagacattttaatttgaaacaaacacattatttaattttaaaaatgatgtaaataaaaaaaaaaaattgtgtttggcatctgataatttatttttaaaattatactaaaattatgagcatgatatcattataaactagagcaattgcttagaacatataccaaatttgaaggtgctaccttgaaacatagctgcactatgaggattttcccaaaactggtaggcctcctctaggcctaccagtggaaattgaaggtaaacttatctgtgcaacatccccctcactatctaataactcctcattatctgatggtaagatacagTCAGGATCATCATctgtgtcatccacatcactttgattgtcatcaatagccctaacaataatatcagattcgttctctgcatctgaatctgacaaattctgaaggaaatcgtcactcagttcgtcttgcacttaattattgttccctcactcacaggagagttagatgtaactcttttactcattttatccttgatcaacaaaagtaacacttcaaaaaactttcgataacattgtaaacaacaacaatgaacgaagatttcagtaacataaccCGATcaactggttttgacagctgtctaggtagttcgtcaattctagtcaaagacgacgaaaatagaaatccaaagttcttcaaatggcttctttcattatcctttgctcctaaacaaccaaaataccgaatattttggcatttgaacataacagtagccagtaatgataaaaaaaacagacgtccgacatatcggacgtcggcagtaaaagggttaatgtaGCACCGTTTTCTTTTCTCCCTCATATTGTTTCCTTTTGTCCACTAATAATTACCTCCATCACTGCAAGTATTATTAGTAGTAAAGTGCTGGTTGCATTATATACTGGATATTAAATTGTGtaggtttaattttgtttgcaGACAGTAAATAAATACCCTGCAGTAACAGTAATTTGgtagttataaatttttcattttttgttatttactgtatatagtaaaaatttatttagtcatgttttacaatgtttttaaactcCATCATCATGAGTTAAATATACATCTTTTGCAGGGCTTGCTACGGTGTTCTACGATTTATTATGGAGAGTGGAGCCAAGGGCTGTGAAGTGGTGGTTTCAGGAAAACTACGAGGTCAACGAGCAAAATCAATGAAGTTCGTTGATGGTTTAATGATTCACAGTGGTGAACCTTGCATAGACTATGTAGACACAGCCACAAGGCACGTGCTCTTGAGGCAAGGTACGTCTAATCTTCATTTACTTTACTTGTAATATCTACTGCGACGTTAACTATTACAAATATGTGCCAGCAAAGATGTCAAGGGGTTTAAACATCCACTTGGCAAACCATCTTCACACTTCTTACAGACTTAATGTCTTattctgtaaaattaattattgagcATAAACAAAGCTTTATACTCAAGTTTACTTGTGAAACTAATCTGTATagtatgtacatatttaaaaacttgcCTTAATTGGAGAATGGCAAGTTTTTGTAATCAATAAgacattattgtttaaaaaactgttttgtttgttactggAAGAGATTAccaatattttattggaaaatctCAAATATACTAAGTATTCAGAATTGTTTGTGCTGAAGACGGTAACCctctttgttttgtaaataccAATATATtaacctaattaaaattaattcctttCTATTCGATGCTTAACCCTTAGAACGccgatttaaatttagtatttttttagattacacTCATTAAACATTAAGgtgaacaaattaaaatgaaaattccttaaagctaaattttttaatcattcctaatgactaataacacacaaaaaagtaaattttacaataatgtaatactttcattaaaataaccacatttttgtaataataatggagtatttcaataaaaaaatcaaaatttcaggttacagagtaatcaaatacATGTGATGAAAACTAGGCTAtgtacaagaataaaaaacaaataaagtgtaatatgctgaACTTGATTAGTTTATAAGTTCTGATGATATATTTAGTCAGTTGTATGGTAAACTTCGAAACACAAATCGGGATGAAGCCATGGGGTTCTCGGGACCATGACTTGCAGAAGTACATTGTCTCTTTTCGTAATCCATTTCTTGTAAAAAACAACCCACACCTCCTGGATCCTTGAGCTCTTTTCCCCATAAAATGTTGCttgcttttttttgttttttatgtagaTGTACTCTATCTGTTACCAAGTCGTTAACCAAACTTTTCCTAAAATCTTTATGGGTAAGTGGTTTTTTCCAGCTGCttcttgaacattttttgtataacaaGTAAGAGTTGACAGTGACCACTtctaaaagcaaaaaaaaaaaccttatggTACCATTTCTTCGTACGCCTCATGAAACTGATAAGACGCGATAAAATGGTCGCTTCTATCAACTGCTCCCATTCTTTTGGTATAGTCTGTTACTACATCTGGTTTAGGAGTTGGAGGATTATTTGGCCACTTACTTTGTACAAGGCTCATATTACGTCTGCTACCTTTGTCCTTTGTACTCAACATGTGCACGACCCTTTTATCCTTCAGGACACGACCAATAAATCTCCTTTTTCTTTTGAAGAGAACATCTCCTTTCTTGAGCTTTTTACTTATCAGCTTTCAA
This Homalodisca vitripennis isolate AUS2020 chromosome 3, UT_GWSS_2.1, whole genome shotgun sequence DNA region includes the following protein-coding sequences:
- the LOC124357772 gene encoding 40S ribosomal protein S3-A-like, coding for MTTTMSKKRKFVGDGVFKAELNEFLTRELAEDGYSGVEVRVTPTKTEIIIMATRTQNVLGEKGRRIRELTSVVQKRFNFANDSVELYAEKVATRGLCAIAQAESLRYKLIGGLAVRRACYGVLRFIMESGAKGCEVVVSGKLRGQRAKSMKFVDGLMIHSGEPCIDYVDTATRHVLLRQGVLGIKVKIMLPHDPNGKIGPKKPLPDKVSVNEPKEEVLPTGPSSDIKATKPDAAPVSLQ